The Capsicum annuum cultivar UCD-10X-F1 chromosome 1, UCD10Xv1.1, whole genome shotgun sequence sequence ATGAGTTCTTGCATTTTAGAGACCGCAATCTTGATGATTTAAGGGCATTTGGTTCAACCAACTTTGCCTCAGATAATACCAAAAGCTTTGCAAAGGTCACAAAGAACGCCAGACAGCTCATACCTAGTGACTCGTCATGTCTGTATAATAGTCTGCAGTTGGCTAGTTAAACGGCAATACTTGTTATTGCCTTCTATCCAACTTGTTTGTTGACAAAGGCATACAAGCAATGCATTCCATGAATGGTAATCAGGAACTATACCGATTTCCACCATTTGCAGAAAGAACACAAATGCTCTGTGGAAATCTCCATTGCTACAGAAGGCATCAATGAATGGACTGTAACTTCCAGAGTCCAACAAGCAGCCTCTACCTATGATGTCCCCCATCAACTTTGATGCCTCTCCAACTTTACCCTGCTTGCAAAGCAGAATTATCAAAGCATTTAATGTTGATGCAACTGGAAGATAACCACGCCCAATCATCTCGTTCAGCAGCTCAAATGCTTCTCTTATACATCCTTTGCTGCAAAATCCACAAAGTAAGTTTGCATAAACAAGAGCACTTGGCATAACACCTTCCCTAACCATCTGATCATACACCCTCCTTGCTTCATCAATGCTTCCATTTTCACACAAACCAAGTATACTTACACTCCTATCCACAGCTCGTGGAAACAAATTTTCCATcttccttaaaaatgcaagtgcTTCTTCCAAACGGTTATCCTTGTAAAAACCATATATAACACCATTATACGGACTAATAGGAATCAGCGACACCTCTTTATCATCTTCCATTAATTCCAAGATCTTCAATCCAGCTTCCACTCTCCCCCCTGAACACAATCCATTGATAAGAGTACTGTAAGTGACAAAATTCCAATTTATCCCAACCCTTTTCATTTCATTGAACATATCAAGTGCCAAATCCAACATCTTGGAGTCACAAAGACCAGATATCAAGCCGTTATATGTATCTGTATTCGGCATGCACCCTTTCAACTCCATTTCCTTCAAAAGACGACACCCTACTTTCACTTTCCCTAATCTAATAAACCCACTAATCAATGTGTTATATGCCACAACATCAACAACACCTCCTCTTTCCTCAACCCTTGCTAGTACCTCCACTGCCTCTGAAGCACGTCCATGtttacaaagaagttccactactTTAGTCACTGTAATAACATCAGGAATATACCCTTTACTAAAGCTCTTTTCCAGCATCACCAAAGCCTGTACTAAATTTCCTTCTCCACAATATGCGGATATCAAAATGTTAAAAGTCACATCACTTGGTTCAACCAAATCTCTCATTAAACTCCTTGCTCTCCCTACCTTCCCATTCTTGCATAGTCCATGTATAAGTGTATTGTAAATCACAGCATTCGGGATAACGCCACGAGTTTTCATCACTTGAAGCAGCTTAAACCCATCACCAATCCTATTAGTCAAGCAAAGTCCTTTCATCAGAATACCGTAAGTGTAATCGTCACCCTGAATTCCAGTCCCCATCATTTTCTTCCTATAAAATTCTCTAGCAATGTCGATATCTTCCTTAACAAGGATATCAAGAATCGAATTGTAGAGCTTCAGGGTTGGTTTCTTTTCAAACTTGGACATCAATTCAGGAACtttgatgacttgtttaatcaTTCGAGCACGACCAAGACCACGCACAATGGTCACAAAAGTATCCTCATCTGGGGTTGATCCAATTGAGCTAGGCATTTCGTCGAGCAGGTGGTGGACACAATCGAAACGCCGAAACTTACAGAGCTTGTGGATTAAAGTTCTGTAGGTAGAGTGATTGTGAGTGAAACTGCGAAGCTTGGAGGCCCATCTAAAGGTTTGAAGAGCTTCAGTTGCAGATTTTTGTTCCAAAATTAAACGGGAGATGTTTTCTTGAGTTGGGACAGGACTGCTTAATACTGGTTGTGATTGCGTAGTGAGAAATGCTCCATAACTTCTTCGGTTACTGaaacaacagatggagaatttataGGCTCTGTGCATTTCAGCCAAGACAACAACCGTGTCGTGTTTTGCTATGTGTTTGGATTTTGCTGTATTCAAGTGTTTCTACAGTAGTTTTGaacaaatgaataaaacatctaaTCTTTTTAAGAGTAAaaagaaaaggattcttggaagGTGTACATAACATTAGTTATTTGTAATATAACCTCATCATTTGACTCTACATAATGCTCGTTTGGTGTAAGTACCAAATTAAAAAGAATAGACCGATGCACTAAAGATCTCACTACGACCAAAATTCAAAAAAGGACTGACCACAAGaatttattatatgcaaacttaccttacatttctgctaAAGAACGACAAATTTACCAATTACTCCAAAACTCCCCTTCAGTTGAGGAATAACTAATCTCGAGACCAAATTTAATAGGCGTCTATCCCACATATTTAACTGAAATAAAATCCCGAAATAACTTATcccaaaattagttatctcacgattattgtgttatttttatCCACATAGAGGGTGTAAGAGCAATCCTGGAACAAATTGTCGCCGGATGACTAGTTCCCAAACCAAACGATCGAAAATGAAATATAACAGAAATCATTTTCTACATTCCATgcaaaactatttcaaaatttcTTGAAGCTGCCTTCATGGCTACATCTTCATTTTTAATACACAACACATTTTTAAGAGT is a genomic window containing:
- the LOC107866456 gene encoding pentatricopeptide repeat-containing protein At2g17525, mitochondrial — translated: MHRAYKFSICCFSNRRSYGAFLTTQSQPVLSSPVPTQENISRLILEQKSATEALQTFRWASKLRSFTHNHSTYRTLIHKLCKFRRFDCVHHLLDEMPSSIGSTPDEDTFVTIVRGLGRARMIKQVIKVPELMSKFEKKPTLKLYNSILDILVKEDIDIAREFYRKKMMGTGIQGDDYTYGILMKGLCLTNRIGDGFKLLQVMKTRGVIPNAVIYNTLIHGLCKNGKVGRARSLMRDLVEPSDVTFNILISAYCGEGNLVQALVMLEKSFSKGYIPDVITVTKVVELLCKHGRASEAVEVLARVEERGGVVDVVAYNTLISGFIRLGKVKVGCRLLKEMELKGCMPNTDTYNGLISGLCDSKMLDLALDMFNEMKRVGINWNFVTYSTLINGLCSGGRVEAGLKILELMEDDKEVSLIPISPYNGVIYGFYKDNRLEEALAFLRKMENLFPRAVDRSVSILGLCENGSIDEARRVYDQMVREGVMPSALVYANLLCGFCSKGCIREAFELLNEMIGRGYLPVASTLNALIILLCKQGKVGEASKLMGDIIGRGCLLDSGSYSPFIDAFCSNGDFHRAFVFFLQMVEIGIVPDYHSWNALLVCLCQQTSWIEGNNKYCRLTSQLQTIIQT